Proteins found in one Hypericibacter terrae genomic segment:
- a CDS encoding PAS domain-containing protein — protein MPTREWLADAICFVDRSEIKSDMVADVEGRWEGLKRGRHSPARQDVDPFIFQAWLPYISIVELQDDPFRVFYRLVGTEVARFGQEDFSYKWLSETDWDPALKAANLEIYRRLRVNRTPLFGLSKIEWEDRDDQVFEWGVFPLSHDGQTVTHCLSVDDFRSIAPRVSPLG, from the coding sequence ATGCCGACACGGGAATGGCTGGCAGATGCCATCTGCTTCGTCGATCGGTCGGAGATCAAATCCGACATGGTTGCCGATGTCGAGGGGCGTTGGGAGGGCCTGAAGCGCGGCCGTCACTCTCCTGCGCGCCAGGATGTCGATCCCTTCATCTTCCAGGCCTGGCTGCCCTATATCTCGATCGTGGAATTGCAGGACGATCCCTTCCGGGTGTTCTACCGGTTGGTGGGGACCGAAGTCGCGCGCTTCGGCCAGGAGGACTTCTCCTACAAATGGCTGAGCGAGACCGATTGGGATCCAGCGCTCAAGGCCGCCAATCTCGAGATCTATCGTCGGCTGCGGGTGAATCGCACGCCGTTGTTCGGCCTCTCGAAGATCGAGTGGGAGGACCGCGACGACCAGGTCTTCGAATGGGGCGTGTTTCCGCTGTCGCATGACGGCCAGACCGTCACCCACTGCCTCAGCGTCGACGATTTCCGCTCGATCGCCCCGCGCGTCAGCCCGCTGGGCTAG
- a CDS encoding DCC1-like thiol-disulfide oxidoreductase family protein, translating into MEPPSRPTLVYDGECPFCANYVRLLHLRELFPDLQLLDARLNRDHPAVRQLKARGLNVDEGMALLSGDRIYHGADSIHALAEFGRPNGAFGRINNWVFRSPRRSALLYPLLRGSRNLVLRLLGRKKLGF; encoded by the coding sequence ATGGAACCGCCCTCCCGACCGACCCTGGTGTATGACGGAGAGTGCCCCTTCTGCGCGAACTATGTTCGGCTGCTGCATCTGCGCGAGCTCTTTCCCGATCTGCAGCTGCTGGATGCGCGCCTGAACCGCGACCATCCCGCTGTCCGTCAACTCAAGGCCCGGGGCCTCAACGTCGACGAGGGCATGGCGCTCTTGAGCGGCGATCGCATCTATCACGGCGCGGACAGCATCCACGCGCTGGCCGAGTTTGGGCGGCCGAATGGCGCGTTCGGTCGCATCAACAACTGGGTCTTCCGGTCGCCGCGACGATCCGCGCTTCTTTACCCGCTGCTGCGGGGCAGCCGGAATCTGGTGCTCAGATTGCTGGGTCGGAAGAAGCTCGGATTCTAG
- the ppk2 gene encoding polyphosphate kinase 2, which yields MAKKNNKKAEKAGTQSSAPSKSAAAPAKLKGKDYERELAKLHVEIVKVQEWAKATGAKICIIFEGRDGAGKGGTIKAITERVSPRVFRVIALPAPSEREKSQMYVQRYLPHLPAAGEVVIFDRSWYNRAGVERVMGFAPEKAVKRFLELVPTWEKLMIESGIILLKYWLEVSEAEQTRRIKGRIDDGRKIWKLSPMDLESYSRWYDYSRARDDMFAATDTAWAPWYVAKSDDKKRARLNIISHMLTHIPYKSVKRAKVKLPKRQKPHGYVEPDYPYKRITEKF from the coding sequence ATGGCCAAGAAGAACAACAAGAAGGCCGAGAAGGCAGGCACTCAATCGAGCGCGCCATCCAAGTCGGCTGCAGCCCCCGCCAAGCTCAAGGGCAAGGACTATGAGCGCGAGCTTGCCAAGCTCCATGTGGAGATCGTCAAGGTCCAGGAATGGGCCAAGGCGACCGGGGCCAAGATCTGCATCATCTTCGAAGGACGCGACGGCGCCGGCAAAGGCGGCACCATCAAGGCGATCACCGAGCGCGTGAGCCCGCGCGTTTTCCGCGTCATCGCCTTGCCCGCGCCGTCGGAACGCGAGAAATCGCAGATGTATGTGCAACGCTACCTTCCGCATCTGCCCGCGGCCGGCGAGGTCGTGATCTTCGACCGCAGCTGGTACAACCGCGCCGGCGTCGAGCGGGTCATGGGATTCGCGCCGGAGAAGGCCGTGAAGCGCTTCCTGGAGCTCGTCCCGACCTGGGAGAAGCTGATGATCGAGTCCGGAATCATCCTCCTGAAATACTGGCTGGAAGTCAGCGAGGCGGAACAGACCCGGCGGATCAAGGGACGAATCGACGATGGCCGCAAGATCTGGAAGCTGTCGCCGATGGACCTCGAATCCTATAGCCGCTGGTACGACTACTCCCGCGCCCGCGACGACATGTTCGCGGCGACCGACACCGCCTGGGCACCCTGGTATGTGGCGAAGTCGGACGACAAGAAACGCGCGCGGCTCAACATCATCAGCCATATGCTGACCCATATTCCCTACAAGAGCGTGAAGCGCGCCAAGGTGAAGCTGCCGAAGCGGCAGAAGCCCCATGGCTATGTGGAACCGGACTATCCCTATAAGCGCATCACGGAAAAATTCTGA
- a CDS encoding PqiC family protein, whose amino-acid sequence MPRSLGWMAAIALIAGPLLLSGCSESKPSRFFVLTPLAATTDTGGRGPALGVGPVVIPQYLDRPEIVTRSSDNQLQLAEFDQWGGRIGDNITRALAENLSGILKTDRVSIYPWTDSSALTDQISVDITQFERDPSGAVTLTAFWNIADAQSGKILVNGRSNIQKPVGATAAGADAYGAVAAAMSEALASLSQEIAAAISKLPPG is encoded by the coding sequence ATGCCTCGTTCATTGGGTTGGATGGCAGCGATCGCGCTTATTGCCGGCCCGCTTCTGCTGTCGGGCTGTTCGGAGAGCAAGCCCTCGCGCTTCTTCGTCTTGACGCCGCTCGCAGCCACCACCGACACCGGCGGCCGGGGGCCGGCGCTCGGCGTCGGTCCGGTGGTGATCCCGCAATATCTCGACCGGCCCGAGATCGTGACCCGCAGCAGCGACAATCAGCTCCAACTCGCGGAATTCGATCAATGGGGCGGTCGCATCGGCGACAACATCACGCGCGCACTCGCGGAGAATCTTTCCGGGATCCTCAAGACCGACCGCGTCTCGATCTATCCCTGGACCGACTCCAGCGCGCTGACCGATCAGATTTCCGTCGACATCACGCAGTTCGAGCGCGATCCGTCGGGCGCCGTCACGCTCACCGCCTTCTGGAATATTGCCGATGCGCAAAGCGGCAAGATCCTGGTCAACGGGCGCTCGAACATCCAGAAGCCGGTCGGGGCCACCGCTGCAGGCGCCGACGCCTATGGGGCGGTCGCGGCCGCCATGAGCGAGGCGCTTGCGAGCCTCAGCCAGGAGATCGCGGCCGCCATTTCGAAGCTGCCGCCGGGCTGA
- a CDS encoding MlaD family protein, which produces MAKKSNPKLIGAFVLGAIALAIAGAVAFGGTKFLEPKQKAVLYFEGSLGGLAIGAPVNFRGVQVGTVTDISINYNIDEQTLKIPVIIQIFPNMLHVVAGKRDVNNLKILVERGLRAQLVVQSLVTGQASVEFDFHPDTPIRLVGGATGLPEMPTIPSSMDELQANVSAVLAKLSKMPIDEISAQVSGAILNLQQMLTDASTMIKGVNEQITPTLANLQATTQQANDLMVAANDRLQMKEGEPLQTLNDTLNDYGKLADQLQGKTNVLTTDLQTTLKTLNAALASADDVVTLLERDLAKNPALLSQTTDTLREFKAMASSIRALADYLQRNPNALITGKH; this is translated from the coding sequence ATGGCCAAGAAATCCAATCCGAAACTCATCGGCGCCTTCGTCTTGGGCGCCATCGCGCTGGCGATCGCCGGCGCCGTCGCCTTCGGGGGCACCAAATTCCTCGAGCCCAAGCAGAAGGCCGTCCTCTATTTTGAGGGCTCGCTGGGTGGCCTCGCGATCGGCGCACCCGTGAATTTCCGCGGCGTCCAGGTTGGCACCGTCACCGACATCTCGATCAACTACAACATCGACGAACAGACCCTCAAGATCCCCGTCATCATCCAGATTTTCCCGAACATGCTTCATGTCGTTGCCGGGAAGCGCGACGTGAATAACTTGAAAATCCTGGTGGAGCGCGGTCTGCGCGCCCAGCTCGTGGTCCAATCGCTGGTGACCGGACAGGCGAGCGTCGAGTTCGACTTCCATCCCGATACACCGATAAGGCTGGTTGGCGGCGCCACGGGACTGCCCGAGATGCCGACGATTCCCTCGAGCATGGACGAGCTGCAGGCGAACGTCTCGGCGGTGCTGGCGAAACTCAGCAAGATGCCGATCGACGAAATCTCGGCGCAGGTCAGCGGTGCGATCCTCAATCTGCAGCAGATGCTCACTGACGCCAGCACGATGATTAAAGGCGTCAACGAACAGATCACGCCGACCTTGGCGAACCTGCAGGCGACGACGCAGCAGGCCAATGATTTGATGGTTGCTGCCAATGATCGCCTCCAGATGAAGGAAGGCGAGCCGCTGCAGACCTTGAACGACACGTTGAACGACTATGGCAAGCTGGCGGACCAGCTCCAGGGCAAGACAAATGTGCTCACGACCGATCTGCAGACCACGCTCAAGACACTGAACGCGGCGCTGGCATCGGCGGACGATGTCGTGACCCTGCTGGAACGCGATCTGGCGAAGAACCCGGCGCTGCTGTCGCAGACGACCGACACCTTGCGGGAGTTCAAGGCGATGGCCTCCTCGATCCGGGCCCTTGCTGATTATCTCCAGCGCAACCCGAATGCCTTGATTACCGGTAAACATTGA
- a CDS encoding ABC transporter ATP-binding protein — protein sequence MPDTAPATDAHITVKNLDMAYDDFVIQRNLNFTINRGDIFIIMGGSGCGKSTLLKHLVGLKAPARGQVLFGQQDLWAADAEEQQKMMRRFGILYQSGALWSSMTLAENVALPLGEFTDLKPAEIRKIASLKMKLVGLAGFEDFYPSEISGGMRKRAGLARAMALDPEILFFDEPSAGLDPISSRMLDDLILELRDSLGATIAVVTHELASIFTIGNNSVFLDADTKTMIAQGDPKKLRDECPDPKVRNFLLRGELAKSGAGAPG from the coding sequence ATGCCTGACACCGCCCCCGCGACCGACGCCCATATCACCGTCAAGAACCTCGATATGGCTTATGACGATTTCGTCATTCAGCGAAATCTGAACTTCACGATCAACCGCGGCGACATCTTCATCATCATGGGCGGCAGCGGCTGCGGCAAGAGCACCCTGCTTAAGCATCTGGTGGGCCTGAAGGCCCCCGCCCGAGGCCAGGTTCTGTTCGGCCAGCAGGATCTCTGGGCGGCCGATGCGGAAGAGCAGCAGAAGATGATGCGTCGCTTCGGCATCCTCTATCAGAGCGGCGCGCTCTGGAGCTCGATGACCCTGGCCGAGAATGTGGCGCTGCCGCTGGGCGAGTTCACCGACCTCAAGCCCGCCGAGATCCGCAAGATCGCCTCGCTCAAGATGAAGCTGGTCGGTCTCGCCGGTTTCGAGGACTTCTATCCCTCTGAGATCAGCGGCGGCATGCGCAAGCGCGCCGGCCTCGCGCGCGCCATGGCGCTCGATCCCGAGATCCTGTTCTTCGACGAGCCATCGGCCGGCCTCGACCCGATCAGCTCGCGCATGCTGGATGACCTGATCCTCGAGCTGCGCGATAGCCTCGGCGCCACCATCGCGGTGGTCACCCACGAGCTCGCCAGCATCTTCACCATCGGGAACAATTCGGTTTTTCTCGATGCCGATACCAAGACCATGATCGCGCAGGGCGATCCCAAGAAACTGCGCGACGAATGCCCGGACCCGAAAGTCCGCAACTTCCTCCTGCGCGGCGAGCTCGCCAAGTCCGGAGCCGGGGCGCCAGGATGA
- a CDS encoding ABC transporter permease yields MATAAATDHIAPGLTLTPQGGDTLLLSLSGDWQLRTGLPTSAQVDQQLGSNPAAKRLKFDAGKLGHWDSGLLAFLVGVQDLCKTRGLSLDAGNLPEGADRLLKLAVAVPERQGAQRTGKRVDFLTLIGREAIAAGRSAGEMVEFLGMAVQTFGKLMIGRARYRRSDLVDIIYECGAAALPIVALISFLVGLILAFVGAIQLQQFGAQIYVADLVGIAMAREMGALMTAIIMSGRTGAAFAAQLGTMQVNEEIDALSTFGLSSMEFLVLPRMIALIVMMPLLCIFADLMGILGGALVGVGMLHLSLTSYVNETLNGVGLMDFAVGIFKSSVFGVLVAVSGCLRGIQCGRSASAVGLAATSAVVTGIVFIIVTDGIFAVITAALGI; encoded by the coding sequence TTGGCAACGGCAGCCGCCACCGATCACATCGCACCCGGCCTCACCTTGACGCCCCAAGGTGGCGACACCTTGCTGCTGAGCCTCAGCGGCGACTGGCAGCTGCGCACCGGCCTTCCGACTTCGGCTCAGGTGGACCAGCAGCTCGGATCCAATCCGGCCGCGAAGCGCCTCAAATTCGACGCCGGAAAACTCGGCCACTGGGACAGCGGACTGCTGGCCTTCCTGGTGGGCGTCCAGGATCTCTGCAAGACGCGGGGCCTGTCACTCGATGCCGGCAACCTGCCGGAGGGCGCCGACCGGCTCCTGAAGCTGGCGGTCGCGGTACCGGAGCGCCAGGGCGCGCAGCGCACCGGCAAGCGCGTGGATTTCCTGACGCTGATCGGCAGGGAAGCCATCGCCGCCGGGCGGTCCGCCGGCGAGATGGTCGAGTTCCTCGGCATGGCCGTCCAGACCTTCGGCAAGCTCATGATCGGCCGGGCCCGCTACCGGCGCTCCGATCTCGTCGACATCATCTATGAATGCGGCGCGGCGGCCCTGCCCATCGTCGCCCTCATCTCCTTCCTGGTCGGGCTGATCCTGGCCTTTGTCGGCGCGATCCAGCTGCAGCAGTTCGGCGCCCAGATCTACGTCGCCGACCTGGTCGGCATCGCGATGGCGCGCGAGATGGGCGCGCTCATGACGGCCATCATCATGTCGGGGCGCACCGGTGCCGCCTTCGCCGCCCAGCTCGGCACGATGCAGGTCAACGAGGAGATCGACGCGCTCTCGACCTTCGGCCTGTCCTCGATGGAATTCCTGGTGCTGCCGCGGATGATCGCACTCATCGTCATGATGCCGCTGCTCTGCATCTTCGCCGACCTCATGGGTATCCTCGGCGGCGCGCTCGTCGGCGTCGGCATGCTGCATCTCTCCCTGACGTCCTATGTCAACGAGACGCTGAATGGCGTCGGACTGATGGATTTCGCGGTCGGCATCTTCAAGAGCTCGGTGTTCGGCGTGCTCGTCGCCGTGTCGGGCTGCCTGCGCGGGATCCAGTGCGGCCGCAGCGCGTCCGCCGTCGGCCTCGCCGCCACCTCGGCGGTCGTCACCGGCATCGTCTTCATCATCGTGACGGATGGCATCTTCGCCGTCATCACGGCTGCCCTCGGGATCTGA
- a CDS encoding GMC family oxidoreductase: MTKSNAYDYVIVGAGSAGCTLANRLSEDQGVSVLILEAGGWDRDPWIRIPLGWGKILTKRLHDWMYFCEPEPSVGGRAVECARGKVVGGCSSTNAMAYVRGHRSDYDRWRAQGLEGWGFDDALPYFRKQERWEGGASRWRGGDGPLSTQTCKFQDPLLDAFAAAGKNAGHGWTDDYNGEHQEGFGRLQMTIGRGRRSSAATAYLRPALKRGHLAIEVKAMVTRILFEGQRAIGVEYLQDGQTRTVHANRELILSGGVINTPQTLMLSGIGDPEELRKHDIPVRLALPGVGRNLQDHVSVILMYLRKAPPSPFLKAMRYDRIGRSLIEAYCFGTGFAADVPGGITAFLKSRAALPQPDIQFLLTTASLGAWPYFEPFKKPFPDSFACRVVMLHPEARGAVTLKSTDPNAHPRILQNFLSTDADWKALRAGVRMAREVAAQPSMQPFVAREIAPGLEKTADSDIDAHIRKTSITVHHPAGTCKMGVDSDPMAVVDTKLRLRGIEGLRVVDASVMPDLPTGNINAAVVMIAEKAADLIRGRA, translated from the coding sequence ATGACCAAATCCAACGCGTACGATTATGTGATCGTCGGCGCCGGCTCCGCCGGCTGCACGCTCGCCAACCGGCTCTCCGAAGACCAGGGCGTCTCGGTCCTGATCCTCGAGGCGGGCGGCTGGGACCGCGACCCCTGGATTCGCATCCCGCTCGGCTGGGGCAAGATCCTGACGAAGCGGCTGCATGACTGGATGTATTTCTGCGAGCCCGAGCCCAGCGTCGGCGGCCGGGCGGTGGAATGCGCGCGCGGCAAGGTCGTCGGCGGCTGCTCCTCCACCAACGCCATGGCCTATGTGCGCGGCCACCGCAGCGACTATGACCGCTGGCGGGCGCAAGGGCTCGAAGGCTGGGGCTTCGACGACGCCCTGCCCTATTTCCGCAAGCAGGAGCGTTGGGAAGGCGGCGCCAGCCGCTGGCGCGGCGGCGACGGGCCGCTCTCGACCCAGACCTGCAAATTCCAGGATCCGCTGCTCGACGCCTTCGCGGCGGCAGGCAAGAACGCCGGCCATGGCTGGACCGACGACTATAACGGCGAGCATCAGGAAGGCTTCGGCCGGCTGCAGATGACGATCGGCAGGGGCCGTCGGTCCAGCGCCGCCACCGCCTATCTCCGCCCTGCCTTGAAGCGGGGCCATCTGGCCATCGAGGTCAAGGCGATGGTCACGCGCATCCTGTTCGAGGGCCAGCGCGCGATCGGGGTCGAGTATCTGCAGGACGGCCAGACCCGCACCGTCCATGCCAACCGCGAGCTCATCCTTTCGGGCGGCGTCATCAACACGCCCCAGACCCTGATGCTCTCGGGCATCGGCGACCCGGAAGAGCTCAGGAAGCACGACATCCCGGTCAGGCTGGCGCTGCCGGGTGTCGGGCGCAATCTGCAGGATCATGTGTCGGTGATCCTGATGTATCTGCGCAAGGCGCCGCCGAGCCCGTTCCTCAAGGCCATGCGCTATGACCGCATCGGACGATCCTTGATCGAGGCCTATTGCTTCGGCACCGGCTTCGCCGCCGACGTGCCCGGCGGCATCACCGCCTTCCTCAAGAGCCGCGCCGCCCTCCCGCAGCCGGACATCCAGTTCCTGCTGACGACGGCCTCGCTCGGCGCCTGGCCCTATTTCGAGCCCTTCAAGAAGCCGTTCCCGGATTCCTTCGCCTGCCGCGTGGTGATGCTGCATCCCGAGGCGCGCGGCGCCGTGACCCTGAAATCGACCGACCCGAACGCGCATCCGCGCATCCTGCAGAATTTCCTGTCGACCGACGCCGACTGGAAGGCCCTGCGCGCCGGCGTGCGCATGGCGCGCGAGGTGGCGGCACAGCCCTCGATGCAGCCATTCGTCGCGCGCGAGATCGCGCCGGGCCTCGAGAAGACCGCGGATTCCGACATCGACGCCCATATCCGCAAGACCTCGATCACGGTCCATCACCCCGCCGGTACCTGCAAGATGGGCGTGGATTCGGACCCGATGGCGGTGGTCGATACCAAGCTCAGACTGCGCGGCATCGAAGGCCTGCGGGTGGTCGACGCCTCGGTCATGCCCGATCTCCCCACCGGCAACATCAACGCCGCCGTGGTGATGATCGCGGAAAAGGCGGCCGACCTGATCCGCGGCCGGGCCTAG
- a CDS encoding arginase family protein — translation MDEAEFQRKKAEMEPWYWWGIQTFFKCPWDENPANCDIGLVGVPHSSGNGSTERDQHLAPRAVRNNSGWYRRGHQKFGIVPWEVARIHDLGDVPLPHAMVNDICVQDIEGFFKRLDRAGTRPVSIGGDHAITGPILKAIAGKDARLTGGRKCALLHFDAHRDDYEHIPHWLGSVRSAAHWAAYTVAEQHVDPTRSVQLGMRGNPIKPRADITASKLGYKLIPAEEFFELGIEDTVRIIRDRVGDMPLYITFDLDVLDPAEAPAVANMEPMQRGLRAWQAEKIFHGLRGLDIIGGDIVCMIPTKDNPSNITAMTAMALMFEMIALIADGVNERKKG, via the coding sequence ATGGACGAGGCGGAATTTCAGCGCAAGAAGGCGGAGATGGAGCCCTGGTATTGGTGGGGCATCCAGACCTTCTTCAAATGTCCCTGGGACGAGAACCCGGCCAACTGCGACATCGGTCTGGTCGGCGTCCCGCACAGCTCGGGCAACGGCTCGACCGAGCGCGACCAGCATCTGGCGCCGCGCGCCGTTCGCAACAATTCGGGCTGGTATCGCCGCGGCCATCAGAAGTTCGGCATCGTGCCCTGGGAGGTCGCACGGATCCACGATCTGGGCGACGTGCCGTTGCCCCACGCCATGGTCAACGACATCTGCGTCCAGGACATCGAAGGCTTCTTCAAACGGCTCGACCGTGCCGGCACGCGGCCCGTCTCGATCGGCGGGGATCACGCCATCACCGGTCCGATTCTGAAGGCGATCGCCGGCAAGGACGCGCGTCTCACTGGTGGGCGCAAATGTGCGCTGCTCCATTTCGACGCCCATCGCGACGATTACGAGCATATCCCGCATTGGCTGGGCTCGGTGCGGTCGGCGGCCCATTGGGCGGCCTATACGGTGGCCGAGCAGCATGTCGATCCCACCCGCTCGGTCCAGCTCGGCATGCGCGGGAATCCCATCAAGCCGCGCGCCGACATCACCGCCAGCAAGCTCGGCTACAAGCTCATCCCGGCCGAGGAGTTCTTCGAGCTGGGGATCGAGGACACGGTGCGCATCATCCGCGACCGTGTCGGCGACATGCCCCTCTACATCACCTTCGACCTCGACGTGCTCGACCCGGCCGAGGCGCCCGCCGTCGCCAACATGGAGCCGATGCAGCGGGGCCTGCGCGCCTGGCAGGCCGAGAAGATCTTCCACGGCCTGCGCGGCCTCGACATCATCGGCGGCGACATCGTCTGCATGATTCCGACCAAGGACAATCCGTCCAACATCACGGCCATGACGGCGATGGCGCTGATGTTCGAGATGATCGCGCTGATCGCGGATGGGGTGAATGAGAGGAAGAAGGGGTAG
- a CDS encoding endonuclease domain-containing protein: MIHPDITQSARRLRQKMSGAEQRLWYLLRRRQLDEFRFRRQQPIGHFIVDFVCLKERLIIELDGGSHTETQGYDEVRTAWLEAKGYRVLRFWNNDVLGNQEGVIEVILDALYRGRRSPLPTPPPKVGGGDNE; this comes from the coding sequence ATGATCCACCCCGACATCACGCAGTCCGCCCGTCGGCTGCGGCAGAAAATGTCCGGTGCCGAACAGCGGCTCTGGTATCTCCTGCGACGCAGACAGCTCGATGAGTTCCGCTTCCGTCGCCAGCAGCCGATTGGCCATTTCATCGTCGATTTCGTTTGCTTGAAGGAGCGGCTCATTATTGAGCTCGATGGCGGGTCGCATACGGAGACGCAGGGCTATGACGAGGTTCGGACTGCGTGGCTCGAGGCGAAGGGTTATCGCGTCCTGCGATTCTGGAACAATGACGTGCTAGGGAATCAGGAGGGCGTGATCGAGGTGATACTCGATGCGCTGTATCGTGGACGGCGCAGCCCCCTCCCTACCCCTCCCCCAAAAGTTGGGGGAGGGGACAATGAGTGA
- a CDS encoding N-formylglutamate amidohydrolase, whose product MTLAPDSLLDPDEPDPVAVHRPDGRSPYFLTCDHAGRLLPRRLGDLGIPAFELERHIGWDIGAAGLTRQMAQRLDATAIRQIYSRLVCDCNRPPDAPDFATLISENTHIPGNRDLTPAELAARREEIWRPYQEAIARLLDARKAAGQPTLLVAMHSFTPVYKGQSRPWHVGLLYNRDRRLADAIRPLLQTAQVPIDSGHAEAGKPLVVGDNEPYRLTDETDYTVPVHGEKRGLVSLEIEVRQDLIASPQGQAAWAVLFETLLREVQGRFVN is encoded by the coding sequence ATGACCCTCGCGCCGGACAGCCTGCTCGATCCCGACGAACCCGATCCCGTGGCGGTCCATCGGCCCGACGGCCGGTCGCCTTACTTCCTCACCTGCGATCATGCCGGGCGCCTCCTGCCGCGCCGCCTCGGCGATCTGGGCATCCCGGCCTTCGAGCTGGAGCGCCATATCGGCTGGGATATCGGGGCCGCGGGCCTCACCCGGCAGATGGCGCAGCGCCTCGACGCCACGGCCATCCGGCAGATCTATTCGCGGCTGGTCTGCGACTGCAACCGGCCGCCCGATGCCCCCGACTTCGCCACCCTCATCAGCGAGAACACCCATATCCCCGGCAACCGCGACCTGACGCCGGCCGAGCTCGCGGCCCGGCGCGAAGAGATCTGGCGGCCCTATCAGGAGGCCATCGCCCGCCTGCTCGACGCCCGCAAGGCCGCCGGCCAGCCGACCTTGCTGGTCGCCATGCACAGCTTCACGCCGGTCTATAAGGGCCAGTCACGGCCCTGGCATGTGGGGCTGCTCTATAACCGCGACCGGCGCCTCGCCGATGCGATCAGGCCCCTACTCCAGACCGCCCAGGTGCCCATCGACAGCGGTCATGCCGAAGCGGGCAAGCCGCTGGTGGTGGGCGACAACGAGCCCTACCGCCTGACCGACGAGACCGATTACACGGTCCCGGTCCATGGAGAAAAACGCGGCCTCGTCAGCCTCGAGATCGAGGTACGCCAGGATCTGATCGCAAGCCCCCAGGGCCAGGCGGCCTGGGCGGTGCTGTTCGAGACGCTGCTGCGGGAGGTCCAGGGGCGGTTCGTGAATTGA
- the corA gene encoding magnesium/cobalt transporter CorA, with product MYGTPNTTAAQQVVNCRLYCDGRAVRDIDIEHLDEVPDAPGQLIWIGLYDPDEEVLAKVQKRFGLHELAIEDAHLAHQRPKLEVYGDTLFLVLHTARRQASEFAFGESHFFIGRGYVVTIRHGPSETFAAVRARCEAAPQMLRKGEDFILYALMDFVVDNYFPIIDAMEAEIEQIEDDIFSNRFTSDDIEKVFGLRRDLVALRHAVQPLQDICTRIMRFDVPLIDRDTYPYFRDVQDHAIKASQGLETLRENLGSALDAHLMLSSVKANEVMKKLAGWAAILAVPTAIAGIYGMNFKFMPELEWAWGYPATLAAIAGACGYLYYRFHKAGWL from the coding sequence ATGTATGGAACCCCCAATACGACCGCTGCGCAGCAGGTCGTCAATTGCCGCCTCTATTGCGACGGTCGTGCCGTCCGTGACATCGACATCGAGCATCTCGACGAGGTGCCCGACGCGCCCGGCCAGTTGATCTGGATCGGGCTCTACGATCCGGACGAAGAAGTCCTCGCCAAGGTGCAGAAGCGTTTCGGCCTGCATGAGCTGGCGATCGAAGACGCGCATCTGGCCCATCAGCGTCCCAAGCTCGAGGTCTATGGCGACACCCTGTTCCTGGTGCTGCACACCGCGCGCCGGCAGGCCTCCGAGTTCGCCTTCGGCGAGAGCCATTTCTTCATCGGCCGCGGCTATGTCGTCACCATCCGGCATGGCCCGTCCGAGACCTTCGCCGCCGTGCGCGCGCGCTGCGAGGCGGCGCCGCAGATGCTGCGCAAGGGCGAGGATTTCATCCTCTATGCGCTGATGGACTTCGTGGTCGACAACTACTTCCCGATCATCGATGCCATGGAAGCCGAGATCGAGCAGATCGAGGATGACATCTTCTCGAACCGCTTCACCTCGGACGACATCGAGAAGGTGTTCGGCCTGAGGCGCGACCTGGTGGCGCTGCGCCATGCGGTCCAGCCGCTCCAGGACATCTGCACGCGCATCATGCGTTTCGACGTGCCGCTGATCGACCGCGACACCTATCCCTATTTCCGCGACGTGCAGGACCACGCGATCAAGGCGAGTCAGGGACTGGAGACCTTGCGTGAAAATCTGGGCTCGGCCCTCGACGCGCATCTGATGCTGTCCTCGGTCAAGGCGAACGAGGTGATGAAGAAACTGGCCGGATGGGCCGCCATCCTGGCGGTGCCGACCGCCATCGCCGGCATCTACGGCATGAACTTCAAATTCATGCCCGAGCTCGAATGGGCCTGGGGTTATCCCGCGACCCTTGCCGCCATCGCTGGCGCCTGCGGCTATCTCTATTACCGCTTCCACAAGGCCGGGTGGCTGTAG